GTGATGTGGAAGTAGGAAAGTTAGGAAAGGGCTACACCTATGAAATCGAAGAAGTACAACGTTGTCTGGAAAACGGACAATTGGAAAGCGATTTATGGAGTCATCAAAATACCGTAGACCTTTGTTCACTTATGGACTCCGTACGCAAGGAAGTGGGTATTAGGTTTCCTTTTGAATCATAAAAGCTTAGAAAATGTCGGTCAAAGTTTTGAAAATTTACCGATATTTGAGGTTACCACAAACCAAATATATTTACAGATGGGAATGAATAAGAATACGGTATTGGCGTGGGCCACTTTTATTATGATTGTAGTAGGCGTAGCCCTTATTGCGCTAGGTGCGTTTAGATATGATGACGTAGCGGGATGGGGTTTTGCTTCT
This sequence is a window from Maribacter aestuarii. Protein-coding genes within it:
- a CDS encoding CAL67264 family membrane protein, with the translated sequence MGMNKNTVLAWATFIMIVVGVALIALGAFRYDDVAGWGFASVGIGFFAIAWVFNALKGRV